GGTACTGATTAACCTCAGGTGGTAAGATGTCATAATATGATTTGTGTAGTTTAAATTAGCTGAATTCATTACATTATTATGCAAATTGTGTATTTGTCTTGTATTCTTTCCTTTCATGCACATTCAATTACGTTGcaacaaaatgttaacaaacaagtataaggcaAATATTGGTATTTTATAAGCTAGTAGgatcagtatatagctacaaaaggGTGCAGAGGGATTATTTCCTGAATTTGCAAATAGTTGTAGATAAAATGCTGGCTGTTATTGCGTTCACTGAGCATTGCTTATGAAATGATATATTGTAGTGTGTAGAGGAGTAGATGGAGAACTGTTACCTGCTGCAGTTCCGTCATTTTCTGGATGTACTATTGTTAATGGTGACCTCACTTTTAATGTCATAACGTATGAGCAGTTCATGTAAGTGACTGATATTAATAGTAcaaataaaattataattattttcacaGCTCTCAGAATCTCAACCTAACACAAGCTAAGGAAAACCTTTCTAGTATTGAAGTGATTTTAGGACAACTGGTCATTGCTAGCTGGGGAGAGGAAGTGTTTGACTATCTTCCTAACCTCATGTACATTGGAGGATATGAGGGGGACACTGCTTTACCAGATAATTATCTTGACTCTCTACAGATCAGTGACAACAACCCAACCTCCAGTGCTCTTCTTGCTGTCAGTCTAACACAAATACACTTTCCCAAACTAGTAGAAATATCAGGGTTAGATATTTGGCTAGTCAACAATCCTACCTTGTGTTATATTGGAGAACTGGAATATTACAAAGCATCACCTAACCAGACAGTTCTatatgatggtgttacagcacgAAGGGATTACAATGAATGTGGTTAGTTAAATTATAGTTAAATTATATGTTGTTTTTGTGAAGACGTAAATGAGTTTCAGAATTTAACATTATCATAAactgtacacacatgcaatatTGTGTTGTGTAATAAGTAATAGACAAGTGTCCATTACTTAGAAACTATAAGAAAAGGGTTTTCACAAATTTGTAACATAGTAGTCATGCCCAAACAAAGGTAAGTCATTTTGCAGTGAGGTGTCACAGGCCTAAGATATGCCTTTTCACCTACCACTGCAGCTGGTGTATTACAAACACCATGGGACAGATCAAtagtcctgattatcaaggggTCCTGATTTTCCTGATCAGTTTATGTATTAAGAGATAGTTttggaccttaactaagtgtctgaattatgtaggtgtcctcaagtgtaaATATTAATTAACAGTTTCCAGTGTAAACTTTGTTTTGACGTGTGTTAATTGCGGCAGTTGCTGCAGGAATGTCATGTCACAACCAGTGTAATGAGACATATCGGTGTTGGGGTCCAGCTGATACtgactgtgtagtgtgtaaaGTTTACCTGTACAGGAATGGAGCTGAACGTATCTGTGTTGACTCCTGTGAGTCTACTAGACTACAATTCCTAGCCCTGTAAGTGAGCACCTTGTAAAAGCTGTACATATTAAATCATATTTTGCTTTGTATAAGATTCCTGTATGCTGACAACTCTACAATGACATGTGAAGTGTGTCATGAAGAGTGTAATGATTCTTGTTCTGGTCCAGTAAGTTCATTACACAATAATGTTTCATTAGCTTGTGTCATATATTACAGGCACCTAGTGACTGTTTTGGTCGATGTAAGAATTTTGCTCTTCCCACTGCCAACAACACTATCACTTGTGTTTCACAGTGTCCAATAGGTACTTATCTTAATGACACTAACTTCTGTCTCCCTTgtaatagtgtgtgtgtaccacaaACTGGGTGTACTGGTCCTAGTGATCGTTTAGAAGATGGTGGATGTAATCGTTGTTATCATGTGTTGAGAAATGAGACTTTAGGTCAAGTTAGATGTCTTCCTGATGATGGTTGTATTGACAGAACATTTCTGAATCTTCCATTTGATCCTGTTGAACCATTTCCATTCCCAACACAATTTTGTGATCCTTGTCATGAACAATGTCAATCTTGTAGTGGACCAGAGGCCCATCAATGTTCACAATGTGTGTTTGCATCAAGAGAAGACAGTCAAGGTCGTTccatttgtgttggtagttgtGAAGATGGAGAATATGTCAGTGCCAAACGTTGTCTATTATGTCATGAAGAGTGTGATGGATGTATTGGTGGGAGTCAACAAGAATGTATTGCTTGTAAGAATGTTAAGAACTTTTTGAGTGATGATGACACATTTAAGTGTTTACCTTCAGGAAGATGTCCCAGTAACAAATTTGAGAATATGGTTAATTCAACATGTGATCAATGTCATCCTTATTGTGCAGAATGTGTTGGTCCAGAGTCCACCAATTGTACATCATGTAATGATCCTCCAGGCTATACCATCATTCCACCAGAAGGTGATGATCTAGGACTGTTTGGTTGTTGTGGTCCTGATTTTATGGCAGTGGAAGAAGATCAAATGTGTGTCACCATTGACCATGACAACACAACAGCAGTTAGTTCAGCATCGTAAGCGAAGAAGTGTTAGTTGTACTGTTAAATGCTACACTTGCTATTATTAGGAGTACTACTCCAGTTAGTGCAGTAGTAGGAAGTGTACTAGGTGGAGTACTGCTGATCATTATTATCATAGTGGTTATCATATTTAGTACTCGAGCATTGTACAAGCCTTCAGCCAAGTACACCTTTAAAGCAGTAAGACTTCCCTAATTTTAACAATTACTCTGTAACAATTGGTAAATACACAGGTAGCTGAAAATCCAATATATGTCAAGTCTCCATTTGCTAGCATGAAAATGGAAGAGGTTTGTATGAAATGTTTAGTGACCACACTCCACTTAGTCCCACTGAATAATTTATTTGTTACAGCTTCCAAAAGTACTTCCCAATCAATCCCACCTCGTTGTGATACCAGCGACTGCCCTAGAGTTGGAGAAGGAACTTGGAAATGGAGCATTTGGAACTGTTTATAAGGTTCTGCAACTAAATGCACTGAGTGTAGTTGCATGGACACAAAATGTTTTGTAGGGATTATGGCAACCTGAGGGAGATACTCACaagtatactgtagctattaaaGTAATGAAGGAAGGAACATCTGCTCAATCCCAAAATGAACTACTCCAGGTTAATGTGTACAACATATTATGATGTTTATAATGTTACAAGTATTGAACTGTTGTAGGAAGGAGTCACTATGGCCTCTGTTAGTAATGAATATGTTGTGcgattgttttgtgtgtgtcttGGAACAAGAATGATGCTTGTGTCTGAGTATGTGCCATTTGGATCACTACATGATCATTTGAAAAAGTACGAGTCACAGTTTACAGCAAGGACACTACTGATATTTGCAGCTCAAATTGCTTTGGTACAGACATTATAGAGTGCTATGTAGAGAACACATTATGTGGTGTTGTAGGGTATGAAATATCTGGAGAGCATAAGGATGGTACATCGTGATTTAGCAGCCAGAAATGTGTTAGGTAAGAACACATGTGATGAAGTCTACCCACATGCAAGGTTAAACAAGTTTATTTTTAGTTCAAGGACCAGAACATGTCAAGATTACTGATTTCGGTCTCACACGGATTCTTAATGTTGGAGAAACAACTTATAAATCAGCAGGTGGTATGTTACCATTCA
This portion of the Dysidea avara chromosome 12, odDysAvar1.4, whole genome shotgun sequence genome encodes:
- the LOC136241120 gene encoding epidermal growth factor receptor-like; the encoded protein is MISLLSHVAALLQIAVISQSTTSCPPKEFCDGLRGLETAAVIGQSKEQFLEALRTVYCGCRMVDGSVNILNRQLNETYSSTDFEFLSSVEEIGDTLNIQNINVTDNITLPNLRLIRGHNLIDYLTDPTGNPALFIQNVTAPVCLPKLTEITLGDVYIVTVSSCNHRGVLWEDILTDPNSQYQDIGNDHCPSSTDIIASNCSYCEYQYCWSSGLCQTLTKNFGNCFEDCSTRRCYLNIAGNPQCCSRECAAGCVGPNDNQCTACKNFNNNGSCVTECPPREIYNSETTRVEINDNFRFHSVSLCVKTCPSNRFEQGIFCVSECQPGFQTVGRVCEPCPNGVCVGGRVCRGVDGELLPAAVPSFSGCTIVNGDLTFNVITYEQFISQNLNLTQAKENLSSIEVILGQLVIASWGEEVFDYLPNLMYIGGYEGDTALPDNYLDSLQISDNNPTSSALLAVSLTQIHFPKLVEISGLDIWLVNNPTLCYIGELEYYKASPNQTVLYDGVTARRDYNECVAAGMSCHNQCNETYRCWGPADTDCVVCKVYLYRNGAERICVDSCESTRLQFLALFLYADNSTMTCEVCHEECNDSCSGPAPSDCFGRCKNFALPTANNTITCVSQCPIGTYLNDTNFCLPCNSVCVPQTGCTGPSDRLEDGGCNRCYHVLRNETLGQVRCLPDDGCIDRTFLNLPFDPVEPFPFPTQFCDPCHEQCQSCSGPEAHQCSQCVFASREDSQGRSICVGSCEDGEYVSAKRCLLCHEECDGCIGGSQQECIACKNVKNFLSDDDTFKCLPSGRCPSNKFENMVNSTCDQCHPYCAECVGPESTNCTSCNDPPGYTIIPPEGDDLGLFGCCGPDFMAVEEDQMCVTIDHDNTTAVSSASSTTPVSAVVGSVLGGVLLIIIIIVVIIFSTRALYKPSAKYTFKAVAENPIYVKSPFASMKMEELPKVLPNQSHLVVIPATALELEKELGNGAFGTVYKGLWQPEGDTHKYTVAIKVMKEGTSAQSQNELLQEGVTMASVSNEYVVRLFCVCLGTRMMLVSEYVPFGSLHDHLKKYESQFTARTLLIFAAQIALGMKYLESIRMVHRDLAARNVLVQGPEHVKITDFGLTRILNVGETTYKSAGGMLPFRWLAPESLGHGLFTHKSDVWAYGVTVWEILTFGSLPYPSLQPFELLYALQSGKRLEQPQTCTLDLYTVLVKCWLNSPDARPSFADLEVIMHNFINDPLTYILTIVDGALDNYDELPTTKLERCKSHYERKSSTITEDKNNYVIITNEVAMDAGDQTINSTTSTSGYEHLVIDNELTNNTEDEGYQYSLNHGEEDDVESDTDKLKTSVLLTSKHDET